Proteins encoded in a region of the Thermococcus stetteri genome:
- a CDS encoding HD domain-containing protein, whose product MRLEEFIGDGNSIRLIERTRDYARHFFEWEGTHGFSHVERVLNLCLHIGREEGADLEILALAALLHDVARPLESAGRVEDHAAEGARIARHYLRSLEYPEEKVEAVAHAIEAHRFSRGPEPETLEAKILSDADKLDAIGAIGVARVFMYSGEHGRSIEDSLEHFEEKILKLKDLMYTETARRMAEERHRFTEEFIERIRREIEGEI is encoded by the coding sequence ATGAGGCTCGAGGAGTTCATCGGCGATGGGAATTCAATCAGACTCATAGAACGGACCCGCGATTACGCCAGGCACTTCTTTGAATGGGAGGGAACCCACGGCTTCAGCCACGTGGAGCGCGTGCTCAACCTCTGCCTCCACATCGGGAGGGAGGAAGGGGCTGACCTGGAGATCCTGGCCCTTGCGGCCCTCCTCCACGACGTGGCTAGGCCGCTCGAGAGCGCGGGGAGGGTTGAAGACCACGCCGCGGAAGGAGCTAGGATAGCAAGGCACTACCTCAGAAGCCTCGAGTACCCGGAGGAGAAAGTTGAAGCAGTTGCCCACGCCATAGAAGCCCACCGCTTCTCCCGCGGTCCGGAGCCGGAAACGCTTGAAGCCAAGATACTCAGCGACGCCGACAAGCTCGATGCGATCGGTGCGATAGGCGTGGCTAGGGTCTTCATGTACTCCGGCGAGCACGGAAGGAGCATCGAGGATTCCTTAGAGCACTTCGAGGAAAAGATACTGAAGCTGAAGGATTTGATGTACACCGAAACCGCGAGGAGGATGGCGGAGGAGAGGCATCGCTTCACCGAGGAATTCATCGAGCGCATAAGGCGCGAGATAGAGGGCGAAATCTGA
- a CDS encoding TIGR02253 family HAD-type hydrolase: MRAVLFDIDGTLLTEMPLIQLFLPQVYDRLSRRFGISKDEARERFLDEIFGRRDTYDWHDWNFFFRLFDLDLQYEELMERYPHKLHVYPDTIPVLEWLRESGYKLGAVTSGPEYQRLKLRLTGLLDYFDAVVTREDVKAIKPEPKIFLYALEKLGVEPGEAVMVGDSLSQDVYGAKNVGMVAVWINRDGDEDYNMVDYEIRTLHELRKVLGGFE, from the coding sequence ATGAGGGCGGTTCTTTTCGACATCGACGGGACTCTGCTGACCGAGATGCCGCTGATTCAGCTATTCCTCCCGCAGGTTTATGACAGACTCTCGAGGCGGTTTGGAATCAGCAAGGATGAAGCCAGGGAGCGGTTCCTGGACGAGATATTCGGGAGGAGGGACACCTATGACTGGCACGACTGGAACTTCTTCTTCAGGCTCTTTGACCTCGACCTCCAATACGAGGAGCTCATGGAGAGATACCCTCACAAGCTCCACGTCTATCCTGATACGATCCCCGTGCTTGAGTGGCTGCGGGAGAGCGGTTATAAGCTTGGGGCCGTTACCAGCGGGCCCGAGTACCAGCGGCTCAAGCTGAGGCTCACCGGTCTGCTGGACTACTTCGACGCTGTCGTTACTCGGGAGGATGTCAAGGCAATAAAGCCCGAGCCCAAAATATTCCTCTACGCCCTGGAGAAGCTGGGCGTCGAGCCCGGGGAAGCCGTCATGGTGGGTGATTCCCTGAGCCAGGACGTTTACGGGGCCAAGAACGTGGGTATGGTGGCGGTCTGGATAAACCGGGATGGCGACGAGGATTACAACATGGTGGACTACGAGATTAGAACGCTTCACGAGCTGAGAAAAGTGCTGGGGGGATTTGAATGA
- a CDS encoding HypC/HybG/HupF family hydrogenase formation chaperone, translating to MCLAVPGKVIEVNGPVAVVDFGGVKREVRLDLLPDTKPGEWVIVHTGFAIEKLDEERAREILEAWAEVERAMEGL from the coding sequence ATGTGTCTGGCCGTTCCTGGAAAGGTCATCGAAGTAAACGGCCCGGTCGCGGTCGTTGATTTTGGAGGCGTGAAGAGGGAAGTGAGGCTCGACCTCCTCCCCGACACGAAGCCGGGGGAGTGGGTTATAGTCCATACCGGCTTTGCCATCGAGAAGCTCGACGAGGAGAGGGCGAGGGAAATCCTTGAGGCCTGGGCTGAGGTTGAGAGGGCAATGGAGGGGTTGTGA
- a CDS encoding hydrogenase 3 maturation endopeptidase HyCI has protein sequence MNTLEEIFSGKRRIVICGIGNDVRGDDAFGVLVAERLKELVKNPEVLVLNCGEMPESYVGKMTAFNPDLVVFVDAVHFGGEIGELIIADPLKTLGEAVSTHGLPLRIVAGYIKEQTGSDVVLIGCQPGSTALFEEPSELIRERAERLAELIAKILGG, from the coding sequence ATGAACACCCTTGAGGAGATCTTTTCCGGAAAGAGGAGGATAGTTATCTGCGGCATCGGCAACGACGTACGGGGGGACGATGCTTTTGGGGTTCTCGTTGCGGAGAGGTTGAAGGAACTGGTGAAAAACCCCGAAGTCCTCGTCCTCAACTGCGGCGAGATGCCGGAGAGCTACGTTGGTAAGATGACAGCTTTTAATCCCGACTTGGTGGTCTTCGTTGATGCGGTTCACTTCGGGGGCGAAATTGGAGAGCTTATAATCGCCGACCCTCTGAAAACCCTCGGGGAAGCGGTATCAACCCACGGGCTTCCTTTGAGGATTGTGGCGGGCTATATTAAAGAGCAAACGGGGAGTGATGTAGTCCTCATCGGCTGTCAACCCGGCTCAACCGCCCTCTTTGAAGAGCCGAGCGAGCTGATAAGGGAGCGGGCGGAGAGGCTGGCTGAGCTGATTGCTAAAATACTGGGGGGTTAA
- a CDS encoding M24 family metallopeptidase, whose amino-acid sequence MRGNPEIFKRRVERFQELLRKKEIDGAVIRTLSSFIYFTGTKWLRPSLLIPAEGEPVVYVVKGEAELFREKSWIENVVEFQKVEDLMAGVVSWIHRNGMERVGLEFGVERDAYLIFLKIFERLNPTIEIVDILDLTMGLRMIKEDWELDNIRKAGKIAGRGMKVAEEVIKPGLSELEIAAEVVRELMLSGSEDPKVYVSTTPRAHAEPFRDLRVPENGIVTVVIGADWNHYYVNMARTFVVGEPGERVREAIEVKEEAYRIALEETRVGVALNTIEKKLANFFRERGFGEAYIAGYTHGVGLLIEEPPITTIIAPQRATKVQENMVLTVIHPPLMIPEGAVKHEDTYIVKKDGLERVTFFF is encoded by the coding sequence ATGCGTGGGAATCCCGAAATTTTCAAAAGACGTGTGGAGCGCTTTCAGGAACTCCTTAGGAAGAAAGAGATAGACGGGGCAGTGATAAGAACCCTTTCCAGCTTCATATACTTCACCGGAACCAAGTGGCTCCGGCCGAGTCTCCTTATCCCGGCCGAGGGAGAGCCAGTGGTTTACGTTGTTAAAGGTGAAGCCGAGCTTTTCAGGGAGAAGAGCTGGATCGAGAACGTCGTGGAGTTCCAGAAGGTAGAGGACCTAATGGCTGGCGTTGTGAGCTGGATCCACAGGAACGGCATGGAACGGGTCGGCCTTGAGTTCGGGGTAGAGCGCGACGCTTACCTTATATTCCTCAAGATATTCGAGCGCCTCAACCCGACCATCGAGATAGTGGACATCCTCGACCTCACGATGGGGCTGAGGATGATAAAGGAAGACTGGGAGCTAGACAACATCAGGAAAGCTGGAAAAATCGCAGGGCGGGGCATGAAGGTCGCCGAGGAGGTCATAAAGCCGGGCCTCAGCGAGCTGGAGATAGCGGCTGAAGTCGTAAGGGAGCTCATGCTCAGTGGCAGTGAAGACCCGAAGGTTTACGTTTCAACGACGCCGAGGGCTCACGCCGAGCCCTTCCGCGACCTCAGGGTCCCCGAAAATGGCATTGTTACCGTCGTTATAGGAGCCGACTGGAACCACTACTACGTGAACATGGCCAGGACTTTCGTTGTAGGAGAGCCGGGCGAAAGGGTCAGGGAAGCAATCGAGGTTAAGGAGGAGGCGTACAGGATTGCACTTGAGGAGACGAGGGTTGGCGTTGCATTGAACACCATCGAGAAGAAACTCGCGAACTTCTTCAGGGAGAGGGGCTTTGGGGAAGCTTACATAGCCGGCTACACCCACGGCGTCGGCCTGTTAATCGAGGAGCCTCCTATAACCACTATCATCGCCCCGCAGAGGGCCACCAAAGTCCAGGAAAACATGGTTCTAACGGTGATCCACCCGCCGCTCATGATTCCTGAGGGAGCGGTAAAGCACGAGGACACCTACATTGTCAAAAAGGATGGCCTGGAGAGGGTGACATTTTTCTTCTGA
- a CDS encoding M24 family metallopeptidase, with protein sequence MRGNPEIFERRLRRFQEAMRERGIEAAVIRTLSTFIYFTGTKWLRPSLFVPAEGEPTVFVVKGEAEEFRRRSWIENVVEFQRVEDLMAGIVGLIHRSGAGTVGLEFGVERDAYLLFFKLFQRLNPTVEVVDILDITYGMRMIKDDWEIENIRKAGRIAKKGMEVAEEVTAPGRSELEIAAEIVRELMLNGSEEPKVYVSTTPRAHAEPFRDLKVQENGVVTVVIGADWNHYYANMARTFVLGEPGERVRKAIEVKEKALEIALEETRVGVPVNSVERKLQSFFKENGFEDSYVAGYTHGVGLLIEELPIPTIVVPTRATKVAENMVLSVIHTPLMIPEGAIKHEDTYLVKKGGLERLT encoded by the coding sequence ATGAGGGGAAATCCGGAGATATTTGAACGCCGCCTTAGGCGCTTCCAGGAGGCAATGAGGGAGAGGGGCATAGAGGCGGCCGTAATAAGGACGCTTTCGACCTTCATCTACTTCACGGGGACGAAGTGGCTGAGGCCGAGCCTTTTCGTCCCCGCCGAGGGAGAGCCAACGGTCTTCGTGGTTAAGGGCGAGGCGGAGGAGTTCAGGCGGAGGAGCTGGATAGAGAACGTGGTAGAGTTCCAGCGCGTCGAGGACCTCATGGCCGGGATCGTTGGCCTGATCCACAGGAGCGGTGCCGGCACCGTCGGCCTTGAGTTCGGGGTTGAGAGGGACGCCTACCTGCTCTTCTTCAAGCTCTTCCAGAGGCTCAACCCAACGGTTGAGGTTGTTGATATCCTCGACATAACCTACGGCATGAGAATGATAAAGGACGATTGGGAGATAGAGAACATCAGGAAAGCCGGCAGGATAGCCAAGAAGGGGATGGAGGTAGCCGAAGAGGTTACAGCGCCTGGCAGGAGCGAGCTTGAGATAGCGGCCGAGATCGTGAGGGAGCTCATGCTCAACGGGAGCGAGGAGCCGAAGGTTTACGTTTCCACAACGCCGAGGGCGCACGCCGAGCCCTTCCGCGATTTGAAGGTGCAGGAGAACGGGGTCGTTACGGTCGTCATCGGGGCGGACTGGAACCACTACTACGCGAACATGGCGAGAACCTTCGTGCTCGGAGAGCCCGGGGAAAGGGTCAGAAAGGCCATAGAGGTGAAGGAGAAGGCCCTTGAGATTGCCCTCGAAGAGACGCGCGTTGGAGTTCCCGTAAACAGCGTTGAGAGGAAGCTCCAAAGCTTTTTCAAGGAGAACGGCTTTGAGGATTCCTACGTTGCCGGCTACACCCACGGCGTCGGCCTTCTCATCGAGGAACTGCCGATACCGACTATAGTCGTCCCGACGAGGGCAACCAAGGTAGCCGAGAACATGGTGCTCAGCGTAATCCACACGCCGCTGATGATTCCCGAGGGGGCGATAAAGCACGAGGACACCTATCTTGTGAAGAAGGGCGGGCTTGAGAGGCTCACCTGA
- the mobA gene encoding molybdenum cofactor guanylyltransferase MobA produces MIGAVLAGGRAKRFGGDKLLYKINGKPLILYTVERLETAKEIDEIVLVASKDNAEKLKTLGYEVVIDGLLIGPMGGVYTALNLGDAFIVAGDMPLLVPEFIDFIVERFLETKKPACVPRWSNGYLEPLHATYSSSFRDFLEERIKSGNYAINRAIRESDTCYIEIEKLPEGWRESFFNVNTREDLERLNPPVF; encoded by the coding sequence ATGATCGGTGCTGTCCTAGCGGGAGGGAGGGCAAAGCGCTTCGGCGGGGACAAGCTCCTCTATAAAATAAACGGTAAGCCTTTGATTCTTTATACCGTTGAGAGGCTTGAGACTGCCAAAGAGATAGACGAGATAGTCCTCGTTGCTTCAAAGGACAACGCAGAAAAGCTGAAGACCCTTGGCTACGAGGTCGTCATCGATGGACTCCTAATCGGCCCGATGGGGGGAGTTTACACAGCCTTAAACCTCGGCGACGCCTTCATCGTTGCCGGGGACATGCCCCTCCTCGTTCCCGAGTTCATCGATTTCATTGTGGAGCGCTTTTTGGAAACCAAAAAGCCCGCCTGCGTGCCGAGATGGAGCAACGGTTATCTTGAACCCCTCCACGCCACTTACTCAAGCTCTTTCAGGGACTTTCTGGAGGAACGGATAAAATCCGGAAACTACGCAATAAACCGGGCCATCAGGGAAAGCGACACCTGCTACATCGAAATCGAAAAGCTTCCGGAAGGGTGGCGGGAGAGCTTCTTCAACGTGAACACACGGGAGGATTTGGAGAGACTTAACCCCCCAGTATTTTAG
- the hypD gene encoding hydrogenase formation protein HypD, with protein MEPFEAYRSREVASKLVEKIREEAKTLDGEIRIMHVCGTHEDTVTRHGIRSLLPKNVKVVSGPGCPVCITPVEDIVAMQMIMKRAREEGEEIILTTFGDMYKIPTPMGSFADLKSEGYDVRVVYGIYDTYKIAKENPDKTVVHFSPGFETTTAPAAGMLNVATQEGLENFKIYSVHRLTPPAVEVLIKQGSRIDALIDPGHVSTIIGVRGWEFLSEKYGIPQVIAGFEPNDVFMAILLLIRMYKENDARVVNEYTRAVRYEGNVIAQRMVEEFFEVVDAKWRALGVFPKSGLELRDEWKEFEIRSFYRVEVPKDLPDLEKGCRCGAVLRGLALPTDCPLFGKDCTPRHPVGPCMVSYEGTCQIFYKYGVLF; from the coding sequence ATGGAGCCTTTTGAGGCCTACCGCTCTCGGGAGGTGGCTTCGAAGCTCGTAGAGAAGATCAGGGAGGAGGCAAAGACCCTCGACGGCGAGATCAGGATAATGCACGTCTGCGGGACCCACGAAGACACAGTTACGAGGCACGGAATCCGTTCCCTCCTGCCCAAGAACGTCAAAGTGGTAAGCGGGCCCGGCTGTCCCGTCTGCATAACGCCGGTTGAGGACATCGTGGCAATGCAGATGATAATGAAGCGGGCGAGGGAGGAGGGGGAGGAGATAATCCTCACAACGTTTGGCGATATGTACAAGATTCCGACGCCGATGGGCAGCTTCGCCGATTTGAAGAGCGAGGGCTACGACGTCAGGGTCGTGTACGGCATCTACGACACGTACAAAATAGCCAAGGAGAATCCGGACAAAACCGTCGTGCACTTCTCTCCCGGCTTTGAAACCACAACCGCTCCAGCGGCCGGAATGCTCAACGTTGCCACCCAGGAAGGGCTGGAGAACTTCAAGATCTACTCAGTTCACAGGCTCACTCCTCCGGCCGTTGAAGTCCTCATAAAGCAGGGGAGCAGGATAGATGCGCTTATAGATCCCGGCCACGTCTCGACGATAATCGGTGTTAGGGGATGGGAGTTTCTCAGCGAGAAGTACGGAATCCCCCAGGTCATAGCGGGCTTCGAGCCCAACGACGTCTTCATGGCGATCCTGCTCCTGATAAGGATGTACAAGGAGAACGATGCCAGGGTGGTCAACGAGTATACCCGCGCCGTTAGGTACGAGGGAAACGTCATTGCCCAGAGGATGGTCGAGGAGTTCTTCGAGGTCGTCGATGCCAAGTGGAGGGCTTTAGGAGTCTTCCCGAAGAGCGGCCTTGAGCTCAGGGACGAGTGGAAGGAGTTCGAGATAAGGAGCTTCTACCGCGTTGAGGTTCCCAAGGACCTTCCCGACCTTGAAAAGGGCTGCCGCTGCGGTGCCGTCCTTAGGGGACTGGCCCTGCCAACGGACTGCCCCCTGTTCGGAAAGGACTGCACTCCGAGGCATCCGGTCGGGCCGTGTATGGTGTCCTACGAAGGAACCTGCCAGATATTCTACAAGTACGGCGTTTTGTTCTGA
- a CDS encoding KH domain-containing protein — MKAPICEVCLKTHDILCPADEKKLQDGVISELDVKVARLLYRLIGDVDIEFKRAVEAGDIIVIVVGERDVPITIGKGGKNIKALMRELGKRIRVIEAVEVTGTDDVKKLATDLLYPAGVFGVNIVYKPGGGTYYKVLVMGRDRKKLPEKADVLESILSQITSREVKIFFI; from the coding sequence ATGAAGGCGCCAATCTGTGAGGTGTGTTTGAAGACCCACGACATTCTGTGCCCGGCTGACGAGAAAAAGCTCCAGGACGGGGTCATCTCGGAGCTTGATGTTAAGGTTGCGAGACTCCTTTACAGGCTCATCGGGGACGTTGATATAGAGTTTAAGAGGGCCGTTGAGGCCGGCGACATAATAGTCATCGTGGTTGGCGAGAGAGACGTTCCGATAACCATAGGCAAAGGCGGCAAGAACATCAAGGCCCTCATGCGGGAGCTCGGAAAGAGGATACGCGTCATAGAGGCCGTTGAGGTCACGGGAACCGACGATGTCAAGAAGCTTGCCACCGATCTCCTCTACCCTGCGGGCGTCTTCGGGGTCAACATCGTTTACAAGCCCGGCGGGGGAACCTACTACAAGGTCCTCGTCATGGGAAGGGACAGGAAGAAGCTCCCCGAAAAGGCCGACGTCCTGGAGAGCATACTCTCCCAGATAACCAGCAGAGAAGTCAAAATTTTCTTCATTTGA